A genomic stretch from Streptomyces venezuelae ATCC 10712 includes:
- a CDS encoding ATP-binding protein, producing the protein MRFTVGEHSAGHMRRILRMFLTRWELDRLADAAGLALTELVANVVRHVPGRHCAVLILREPYGLRVEVADAVPGAVHAKAADPLDAGGRGLVLVEAVTDRWGVDERADGKTVWFECDA; encoded by the coding sequence ATGCGGTTCACCGTCGGTGAGCACTCCGCCGGTCACATGCGCCGCATCCTGCGCATGTTCCTCACGCGGTGGGAGCTCGACCGGCTGGCGGACGCCGCGGGCCTCGCGCTCACCGAGCTCGTCGCCAACGTCGTACGGCACGTGCCCGGCCGGCACTGCGCGGTGCTGATCCTGCGCGAGCCGTACGGGCTCCGGGTCGAGGTCGCCGACGCCGTGCCCGGTGCCGTACACGCCAAGGCGGCCGATCCGCTGGACGCGGGCGGGCGGGGGCTCGTCCTGGTGGAGGCCGTGACGGACCGGTGGGGGGTCGACGAGCGGGCCGACGGGAAGACGGTGTGGTTCGAGTGCGACGCGTAG
- a CDS encoding class I SAM-dependent methyltransferase: MSEPAPEILAAFEAAKGFMPVGEGLALYAAAAEAAKLGLPLLEVGTYCGRSTILLADVARRAGTVAVTVDHHRGSEEQQPGWEYHDETVVDPEVGLMDTLPTFRRTLRKAGLEEYVIAVVGRSPQVAKVWGGQLGLVFVDGGHTDEHATNDYEGWAPKVAPGGLLVIHDVFPDPADGGQAPYRIYLRALESGDFDEVSVTDSLRVLRRR; the protein is encoded by the coding sequence ATGTCCGAGCCCGCGCCCGAGATCCTCGCCGCCTTCGAGGCCGCGAAGGGGTTCATGCCCGTCGGTGAGGGGCTCGCCCTGTACGCGGCGGCCGCCGAGGCCGCGAAGCTCGGGCTGCCGCTGCTGGAGGTCGGCACGTACTGCGGGCGCTCCACGATCCTGCTGGCCGACGTGGCCCGCCGGGCGGGGACCGTCGCGGTGACCGTGGACCACCACCGGGGCAGCGAGGAGCAGCAGCCGGGCTGGGAGTACCACGACGAGACCGTGGTGGACCCCGAGGTGGGGCTCATGGACACCCTGCCGACGTTTCGGCGGACCCTGCGCAAGGCGGGCCTCGAGGAGTACGTGATCGCCGTCGTCGGGCGGTCGCCGCAGGTCGCGAAGGTGTGGGGCGGACAGCTCGGCCTCGTGTTCGTCGACGGCGGGCACACCGACGAGCACGCCACCAACGACTACGAGGGCTGGGCCCCCAAGGTCGCCCCCGGGGGCCTGCTCGTCATCCACGACGTCTTCCCCGACCCGGCGGACGGCGGCCAGGCGCCGTACCGGATCTACCTGCGCGCGCTGGAGTCGGGTGACTTCGATGAGGTCTCGGTCACCGACTCGCTGCGGGTGCTGCGCCGCCGCTGA